A single genomic interval of Symphalangus syndactylus isolate Jambi chromosome 18, NHGRI_mSymSyn1-v2.1_pri, whole genome shotgun sequence harbors:
- the LOC129467677 gene encoding LOW QUALITY PROTEIN: melanoma antigen preferentially expressed in tumors-like (The sequence of the model RefSeq protein was modified relative to this genomic sequence to represent the inferred CDS: inserted 1 base in 1 codon): MSMEVNHPAPLSLLELAAHSLLSNEASVLLVLEQLTVNLFPPLLTAAFAKGCRKALKALVQAWPFPFLRLGSLIVQWPNQDSLLAVVDGLEAFSAHRACPRKSKLRILDFTLDSEQVHSKGASEALAKFPFWLPSAVKSEMPQATARPKPAENTKKGPKQPWEAVEIHIDLFLRGPFKLDKFLSSLLTKVEQSHGALHLCCRKLHFEEMPLHSLLGILKTLKLDFIQELEVFDWFDSFWALSDPNLSATQLGRILNLRSLKLVYYNWAFSSRGKRPSSYFLSHLTRLGHLQKLHLSYSYLSGNLHYMLSCLYVPLHSLEICYCRLLDTDITHLSQSPHTTCLKKLDLSGNNLSCLVPRPLGTLLREVSGTLRHLDLNHCWLKDAHLSALLPTLCRCSHLSSLSLSDNPVSSACILSLLEHMTGLMELKQVVYPIPVDCCMYLHGLSWGPMNKDKLCQLQAEIQKQLQATQRADMQWSPXAALAYAAGAV, from the exons GTCCATGGAGGTGAACCACCCAGCACCCCTCAGCCTCTTGGAACTTGCAGCCCACAGCCTGCTGAGCAATGAGGCTTCAGTTCTACTGGTGTTGGAACAGCTCACAGTGAACCTTTTCCCGCCACTACTCACTGCTGCATTTGCCAAGGGGTGCAGAAAGGCTCTGAAGGCCTTGGTGCAGGCCTGGCCCTTCCCCTTTCTCCGTCTGGGCTCTCTGATAGTGCAGTGGCCCAACCAAGACAGCCTGCTAGCTGTGGTGGATGGGCTGGAGGCCTTTTCTGCCCACAGGGCTTGTCCCAG GAAGTCAAAACTGAGGATATTGGATTTCACCCTGGACTCTGAGCAAGTCCACAGTAAAGGGGCTTCTGAAGCCTTGGCCAAGTTCCCATTTTGGTTACCATCAGCAGTCAAGTCAGAGATGCCCCAGGCCACGGCCAGGCCCAAGCCAGCAGAGAACACGAAAAAAGGACCAAAGCAGCCATGGGAAGCAGTGGAAATACACATTGATCTTTTCCTGCGAGGCCCCTTCAAGTTAGATAAGTtcctctccagcctcctgacGAAAGTGGAACAGAGCCACGGGGCCCTGCATCTCTGCTGTAGGAAGTTGCACTTTGAGGAGATGCCCCTCCACAGTCTTCTGGGGATCCTGAAGACGCTCAAGCTGGATTTCATCCAGGAGCTGGAGGTGTTTGACTGGTTTGACTCGTTCTGGGCATTGTCAGATCCAAACCTATCTGCCACACAGCTGGGAAGGATCTTGAACCTGCGCAGCCTCAAGCTCGTCTACTACAACTGGGCCTTCTCTTCGCGGGGCAAGCGGCCCTCCAGCTACTTCCTCTCCCACCTTACCAGGCTGGGCCACCTCCAGAAGCTGCACCTGTCTTACTCCTACCTCTCAGGCAACCTACATTACATGCTCAG CTGTCTGTACGTCCCACTGCATTCCCTGGAGATCTGCTACTGCAGGCTTCTGGACACTGACATCACCCACTTGTCCCAGAGCCCTCATACCACCTGCCTGAAGAAGCTGGATCTGAGTGGCAACAACCTGTCCTGCTTGGTCCCTAGGCCCTTGGGGACCCTGCTGAGGGAGGTCTCAGGGACACTGCGACACCTAGACCTGAACCACTGCTGGCTGAAGGATGCCCACCTCAGTGCCCTCCTGCCCACCCTGTGTCGCTGCTCCCACCTCAGTTCCCTGAGCCTCTCCGACAACCCCGTCTCCAGTGCCTGCATCCTGAGCCTGCTGGAGCACATGACAGGGCTGATGGAGCTGAAGCAGGTAGTCTATCCCATCCCAGTTGACTGCTGCATGTACCTGCATGGCCTCTCCTGGGGTCCCATGAACAAGGACAAGCTGTGCCAGTTGCAGGCTGAGATACAGAAGCAGCTGCAAGCCACGCAGCGGGCTGACATGCAATGGAGCC CCGCTGCCCTTGCTTATGCAGCTGGTGCAGTTTGA